In Bacteroidota bacterium, one DNA window encodes the following:
- a CDS encoding choice-of-anchor D domain-containing protein → MKRSLLLCLIVVSVCGSAVAQPVVRLFAPSKSGQVSTLVAERGAAFSVDPSALARAYDSPHFIATDIALPASGSAKAVSIDVAEFSVFGPETHFLEQNGNSITELPLPEIKLYRGTVVGEPGSFAYLAITRSGKVSGRIRSGGEEYSIGYPKGQVFNSVITAASSIHNASDRTRCELTNEAAYDMKRSQLYLAERGAGKNARPQSVQTATKTAIVAFDADYECYQSYGGSQEVQDYLVSIMGAITSVYETEVDMAMQIGTVKIWTSADPYSGSDLNSLLSSFTNTWNTVGSNSSISRTMTHLMDNKLGSGSGAQGLAWVDVMCDPDHGFGVTNVTGNTSLPIIDEEVMAHELGHNVGSYHTHNCVAYPPNGIDHCVANDGGGSCSWTPVQTKGTIMSYCNQKDFTFGQRVQDTLKVRIDAAPCLESLAQIQVKADSVNFPNTQLSTKRDTLLKDIVKSTGSVPLKILGVQFVPLDGNDSEWTLKNAPKFPLTVASGSTQSFTVTYRPLSTGPNYGMMIIYHNAQGGSDTVYLNGTGTQQHAFYATTSVDFGIISDGNRHDTTVALVGNDGDAPLTIKKVVLSGTNAPMFTVTQPSKNYVNPGDTLSLALSFTAASDGVKTANVDITTDDPIESILSVQLSANVDGLGVVNTPLPSGVDLTISPNPSVGQLSVSLNGMSKYIGQGLTATLYDKLGKAVATMFAGSITSSDLSFSWQKPASLSNGSYVLVLQSRSMKIGRSVIFE, encoded by the coding sequence ATGAAACGTTCATTGTTGTTGTGTCTGATCGTGGTATCTGTCTGTGGCTCTGCGGTTGCACAGCCGGTGGTGCGCCTGTTCGCACCGTCGAAGAGCGGACAAGTTTCAACGCTCGTCGCCGAACGAGGTGCCGCATTTTCCGTCGATCCGAGTGCGTTGGCCCGCGCCTATGATAGCCCGCACTTCATTGCGACGGACATCGCTTTGCCTGCAAGCGGCAGTGCAAAAGCTGTCTCTATCGATGTAGCTGAATTCTCGGTTTTCGGGCCAGAAACACATTTTCTTGAGCAGAACGGTAATTCCATCACCGAATTACCCTTGCCCGAAATCAAGCTGTATCGAGGCACTGTCGTCGGCGAACCAGGAAGCTTTGCATATTTGGCGATCACTCGATCAGGGAAGGTCAGCGGACGAATCCGCAGCGGCGGTGAGGAATATTCGATCGGATACCCCAAAGGACAGGTATTCAACTCCGTTATTACAGCGGCAAGTTCTATCCACAATGCCTCTGACCGCACGCGCTGCGAACTCACGAACGAAGCCGCATACGACATGAAGCGTTCGCAACTCTATCTTGCCGAACGAGGGGCCGGTAAGAATGCCCGTCCGCAATCGGTCCAAACAGCTACGAAAACTGCCATTGTCGCATTCGACGCCGACTATGAGTGCTACCAATCATACGGCGGCTCCCAAGAGGTGCAGGATTATCTCGTCTCGATAATGGGCGCCATCACGAGTGTGTATGAGACGGAAGTTGATATGGCCATGCAGATCGGCACGGTAAAGATATGGACTTCAGCCGATCCATATAGTGGCAGCGACCTCAATTCCCTGCTTTCGTCGTTCACGAATACATGGAATACTGTTGGTTCAAATAGCTCCATCAGCCGCACAATGACACATCTGATGGATAATAAGCTTGGCTCTGGTAGTGGTGCTCAAGGACTTGCCTGGGTTGATGTGATGTGTGACCCGGACCATGGCTTTGGCGTGACAAATGTGACCGGGAATACCTCACTCCCAATTATCGATGAGGAGGTCATGGCGCATGAACTTGGTCATAACGTTGGCTCGTATCACACACACAACTGCGTTGCATACCCACCGAACGGTATCGACCACTGTGTTGCCAATGATGGCGGCGGGAGCTGCTCTTGGACCCCGGTGCAAACCAAAGGCACGATCATGAGCTACTGTAATCAGAAAGACTTTACATTCGGGCAGCGTGTCCAAGATACCCTCAAAGTTCGTATCGATGCTGCCCCGTGCCTTGAATCGCTCGCGCAGATACAGGTAAAGGCAGATTCGGTCAATTTCCCGAACACACAGCTTTCTACAAAACGCGACACGCTCCTAAAGGATATTGTTAAAAGTACGGGCTCCGTACCGTTGAAAATCCTCGGCGTTCAGTTCGTTCCACTCGACGGGAATGACTCCGAATGGACTCTGAAGAATGCTCCAAAATTCCCTCTCACCGTTGCGTCCGGCTCGACTCAGAGCTTTACTGTTACCTATCGCCCGCTCAGCACTGGGCCGAACTATGGGATGATGATCATCTACCATAATGCTCAAGGTGGCAGCGACACGGTATATCTCAACGGCACCGGCACCCAACAGCATGCATTTTATGCGACAACAAGCGTTGATTTCGGGATCATCAGCGATGGGAATCGTCACGATACGACAGTGGCGCTCGTTGGAAACGACGGCGACGCACCGCTGACGATCAAGAAGGTCGTGCTCAGCGGAACGAACGCCCCGATGTTTACCGTCACGCAGCCAAGCAAGAACTATGTGAATCCAGGCGATACGTTGAGTCTTGCACTCTCGTTTACCGCCGCAAGCGATGGGGTAAAAACTGCAAATGTCGATATTACGACTGACGACCCGATCGAATCAATCCTCTCTGTTCAGCTTTCCGCGAACGTAGACGGTTTGGGTGTGGTGAATACCCCGCTGCCCAGTGGCGTCGATCTTACGATCAGCCCTAATCCATCGGTCGGCCAACTTTCAGTGTCGCTCAATGGTATGTCGAAATACATCGGTCAGGGCCTGACAGCGACGCTCTATGACAAACTTGGCAAAGCGGTCGCTACGATGTTTGCAGGATCTATCACCTCGAGCGACCTGTCCTTTAGCTGGCAAAAGCCTGCTTCGCTTTCAAACGGCAGCTATGTACTCGTTCTTCAAAGTCGTTCGATGAAGATCGGTAGATCGGTCATATTCGAGTAA
- the lexA gene encoding transcriptional repressor LexA, producing the protein MTRERIDTTKQTPLPKRDDLPPRQAQVLGFIEEFIDISGYPPSILEIAEALDVSSTFGIRKHLDALIKKGFLVRGGPGLSRAILPARTASGRGGNSIPVVGRVTAGAPILAVEHIEGWLAYKPVKDSQKMFALRVQGESMKDKGIMDGDYVICRQQDTAENGEIIVALLDDSATVKTFRKKGGIYELEPANEKFKPIPITEDSGFAVLGKVTSVYRSLDDHKPGPIQFKYNN; encoded by the coding sequence ATGACACGCGAGAGAATAGACACCACAAAACAGACTCCCCTTCCAAAACGCGACGACCTTCCGCCGCGTCAGGCGCAAGTCCTTGGTTTTATTGAGGAATTCATCGATATTTCCGGCTATCCGCCATCGATCCTGGAGATTGCCGAAGCACTGGACGTCTCTTCCACGTTCGGCATCCGCAAGCACCTTGATGCGTTGATTAAAAAGGGCTTTCTTGTCCGTGGCGGTCCGGGTTTATCCCGGGCAATCCTGCCGGCCCGCACGGCCTCCGGTCGTGGCGGCAACTCGATCCCGGTTGTCGGCCGTGTTACTGCCGGCGCGCCGATCCTTGCTGTCGAGCATATCGAAGGCTGGCTGGCCTATAAGCCCGTCAAAGATTCTCAGAAGATGTTTGCTTTGCGCGTGCAGGGTGAAAGTATGAAGGATAAGGGCATCATGGATGGCGACTACGTCATCTGTCGACAGCAGGACACGGCCGAAAACGGCGAGATCATCGTTGCCCTACTTGATGATTCGGCTACGGTAAAGACCTTCCGTAAAAAGGGCGGAATATATGAGCTCGAACCCGCCAACGAGAAGTTCAAACCGATCCCCATTACCGAAGACAGTGGCTTTGCCGTCCTTGGGAAAGTAACCAGTGTTTACCGCTCGCTCGACGACCATAAACCGGGTCCGATCCAATTTAAGTATAATAACTAA
- a CDS encoding T9SS type A sorting domain-containing protein codes for MVHVRSFLSIIGLVCVMVGSLHAQHANKICSIPNLSGAPLSINAVWVDDSVNFSVEPLAAYPLEVSESGTIDVRVTIKSHDGMPHSTAVHYRDVMGRSAAYTITLIAPQVLSTNGTSQPIQGMPAYPNPAKDYCTVDVDIRLFPNVQVDLFTSSGGRVLGLVKPTADKLIVDTRNLADGKYNVVVSSNGAVIKSEEVVVRH; via the coding sequence ATGGTGCACGTACGAAGCTTTCTCTCGATTATTGGGTTGGTTTGTGTGATGGTTGGGAGTTTGCATGCTCAGCATGCAAACAAGATTTGCTCTATTCCAAACCTGAGCGGAGCCCCGCTCAGTATCAATGCAGTTTGGGTTGACGATAGCGTGAATTTCAGCGTGGAGCCGCTGGCTGCGTATCCGCTCGAAGTCAGCGAGAGCGGGACGATCGATGTTCGAGTTACGATCAAATCGCATGACGGGATGCCGCATTCGACGGCCGTTCATTATCGCGATGTAATGGGTCGAAGTGCTGCCTATACGATCACGCTCATTGCGCCACAGGTACTCAGTACGAACGGTACCAGCCAACCGATACAGGGAATGCCGGCATATCCGAACCCGGCAAAAGACTACTGCACCGTGGACGTCGATATTCGCCTCTTCCCGAATGTGCAGGTGGATCTCTTCACGAGCAGTGGAGGAAGGGTACTCGGTCTCGTGAAGCCGACGGCAGACAAGCTTATTGTGGACACACGGAATTTGGCTGATGGAAAGTACAATGTAGTAGTATCCTCCAACGGAGCAGTAATAAAAAGCGAAGAGGTGGTTGTTAGGCACTAA